The following are from one region of the Amycolatopsis sp. QT-25 genome:
- a CDS encoding CDP-alcohol phosphatidyltransferase family protein, producing the protein MTGEEPSLLRQALNVPNMLSILRLAGVPVFLWLLLGPKEDGWALGLLVFSALTDWLDGKLARWLNQMSRLGRLLDPAADRLYILATLIAFLIRDIVPWWLVVPLVVREAVLGVCVLLLRHRGFAPPEVTYIGKGATFVLMYAFPLLLLTQGGSDLAAIARPIGYAFTAWGAVLYVYSGVLYVVQTARALRTAEPGELREAAGA; encoded by the coding sequence ATGACCGGCGAAGAGCCTTCCCTGCTGCGGCAGGCCCTGAACGTCCCCAACATGCTTTCGATCCTCCGGCTCGCCGGGGTGCCGGTCTTCCTGTGGCTGCTTCTCGGCCCGAAGGAGGACGGCTGGGCGCTGGGGCTGCTCGTGTTCAGCGCGCTCACCGACTGGCTCGACGGCAAACTCGCCCGCTGGCTCAACCAGATGTCCCGGCTCGGCAGGCTGCTGGACCCCGCCGCCGACCGGCTCTACATCCTCGCGACCCTCATCGCCTTCCTGATCCGCGACATCGTCCCCTGGTGGCTGGTGGTCCCGCTGGTCGTCCGCGAGGCCGTGCTGGGCGTCTGCGTGCTGCTGCTCCGGCACCGCGGCTTCGCCCCGCCGGAGGTCACCTACATCGGCAAGGGCGCCACCTTCGTGCTGATGTACGCCTTCCCGCTCCTGCTGCTCACCCAGGGCGGATCCGACCTCGCCGCGATCGCCCGGCCGATCGGATACGCCTTCACGGCCTGGGGTGCGGTCCTGTACGTCTATTCAGGCGTGTTGTACGTCGTCCAGACCGCGCGGGCGCTGCGAACGGCCGAACCCGGCGAGTTGCGGGAGGCGGCGGGCGCGTGA
- the gcvH gene encoding glycine cleavage system protein GcvH: MSTPEELRYTEEHEWVSVRDGGLVRVGITEYAQDQLGDVVFVELPEVGKQVGAGDTFGEVESTKSVSELFAPLDGEVVAVNDAVTESPELINSDPYGEGWLIELRLDDASSVESLLEAEAYQALIKE, from the coding sequence TTGTCCACTCCAGAAGAACTGCGGTACACCGAGGAACACGAGTGGGTCTCCGTGCGCGACGGCGGGCTCGTGCGCGTGGGCATCACGGAGTACGCCCAAGACCAGCTCGGTGACGTGGTGTTCGTCGAACTTCCCGAGGTCGGCAAGCAGGTCGGCGCGGGGGACACGTTCGGCGAGGTCGAGTCGACCAAGAGCGTTTCGGAGCTGTTCGCCCCGCTCGACGGCGAGGTGGTCGCGGTCAACGACGCGGTGACCGAGTCACCCGAGCTGATCAACAGCGACCCCTACGGCGAGGGCTGGCTCATCGAGCTCCGGCTGGACGACGCGAGCTCGGTGGAATCCCTCCTGGAGGCCGAGGCCTATCAGGCACTGATCAAGGAATAG
- the garA gene encoding glycogen accumulation regulator GarA: MSTNDGPGVPPEQSPERTSVFRADFLADVEGTEAPPAAEAPVQGVDALPAGSALLVVKRGPNAGSRFLLDRDTTSAGRHPDSDIFLDDVTVSRRHAEFRREGGEFVVIDVGSLNGTYVNREPVDQAVLAGGDEVQIGKFRLVFLTGQGHGGQGAR, encoded by the coding sequence GTGAGCACGAACGACGGGCCCGGCGTTCCCCCGGAGCAGTCTCCGGAGCGGACTTCTGTCTTCCGGGCCGACTTCCTGGCCGACGTCGAAGGCACTGAGGCTCCTCCGGCTGCCGAGGCCCCTGTCCAGGGTGTGGACGCGCTGCCCGCGGGTTCCGCGCTGCTGGTCGTCAAGCGGGGCCCGAACGCGGGTTCGCGCTTCCTGCTGGACCGCGACACCACCAGCGCGGGACGGCACCCGGACAGCGACATCTTCCTCGACGACGTCACGGTCTCCCGTCGGCACGCGGAGTTCCGCCGTGAGGGTGGCGAATTCGTCGTCATCGACGTCGGCAGCCTCAACGGCACCTACGTCAACCGCGAGCCGGTCGACCAGGCCGTCCTCGCCGGTGGCGACGAGGTCCAGATCGGCAAGTTCCGCCTGGTCTTCCTGACCGGCCAGGGGCACGGGGGCCAGGGGGCACGGTGA
- a CDS encoding MerR family transcriptional regulator, with translation MTAAGRPDRDASQRDGLSIGAVLAQLRGDFPDVTISKIRFLEAEGLVQPGRTPSGYRQFAPADVERLRFVLSAQRDHYLPLKVIKEQLDAADQGAASAEHTAAMPRLPRKLVSLDAPGENGGLPSPGDFEADREIRLTEEDLLRQAGIDAATLAELRQYGLVRPGAAGFFDPDAVLVAKTVKAMTEFGIEPRHLRAFRAAADREVGLLEQIVTPVYRHRDEDARARGDEVVRELAALTVALHTLLVKAGIRAVTGG, from the coding sequence GTGACGGCGGCCGGGCGGCCTGATCGGGATGCGTCGCAGCGCGATGGGTTGAGCATCGGGGCCGTGCTGGCACAGCTGCGCGGCGATTTTCCCGATGTCACCATCTCCAAGATCCGGTTCCTCGAGGCGGAGGGTCTGGTCCAGCCGGGCCGGACCCCGTCGGGGTACCGGCAGTTCGCCCCGGCGGACGTGGAGCGCCTGCGGTTCGTCCTGTCCGCCCAGCGGGACCACTACCTCCCGCTGAAGGTCATCAAGGAACAGCTCGACGCGGCGGATCAGGGCGCCGCGTCCGCCGAGCACACCGCGGCGATGCCGCGGCTGCCGCGGAAACTCGTTTCACTCGACGCCCCCGGGGAGAACGGCGGACTGCCGTCCCCCGGGGACTTCGAGGCCGATCGCGAGATCAGGCTGACCGAGGAAGATCTGCTCCGCCAGGCGGGCATCGACGCCGCCACCCTGGCTGAGCTGCGGCAATACGGTCTCGTCCGCCCGGGTGCGGCGGGGTTCTTCGACCCTGACGCGGTCCTCGTCGCGAAGACCGTGAAAGCGATGACCGAATTCGGTATAGAGCCGAGACATCTGCGTGCCTTCCGGGCCGCGGCCGACCGAGAGGTCGGCTTGCTGGAGCAGATCGTGACCCCGGTGTATCGGCATCGTGACGAGGACGCCCGGGCTAGGGGTGACGAGGTCGTCCGGGAGCTCGCCGCGTTGACCGTGGCGTTGCACACGCTTTTGGTGAAGGCCGGAATACGGGCGGTCACCGGCGGGTGA